CGTATCCCTGCAATTGTTGACCATGAACCACCAGATGGGGGCGAACCGATTTCTGTGTTTGAGTCTGGGGCTATTTTGCTTTATTTGGCAGAAAAAACCGGAAAGTTAATGTCTGAGAATTTGCGCACTCGCACAGAAGTTTTACAATGGCTATTCTGGCAAATGGCTGGACTAGGGCCAATGGCTGGACAAAACCATCACTTCAATAGATATGCGCCAGAAAAGATTGAGTACGCCATTAACCGCTACGTCAACGAAACAGCACGTTTATATGCAGTATTAAATAAACGACTTGCAGACAGAGAATTTGTAGCAGGTCATTATTCCATTGCCGATATCGCCGCCTATCCTTGGATAGTGCCACATGAAAGCCAAAACCAAAACCTAGAAGACTTCCCCAACCTCAAGCGCTGGTTTGAAGCCATTAAAGCACGCCCAGCTGTAATTCGCGCCTATGAGAAAGCAGAAGCCTTTAAAAACCAAGCATTAGATATCGAGAAATCCCGTAATCTTTTGTTTAATCAATCAGCAAATACCGTACAGAGATGAGAGAAAGGGGAGTAGGGAGTGGGGAAGGGGAAAGGGGAAAGGGAAAAATTAAATCCTTTACTCCTTACCTTTTCCCTTCCTGTTGACTAATGACTAATGACTAATGACTAAACCATCTGTTTCATTAGGATTGCTGGGTGCAGCAGCTTTTATGGTAATTGCTGATGTACGGGTGATTGATCCTTTGCTACACATTATTGCTGAAGAATTTGGGGTGGGAGTGGGGAGTGCGGCTGTGATTGTTTCGGCGTACACCATTCCTTATGGTTTGTTTCAATTGGTGTATGGGCCATTGGGCGATCGCATCGGTAAACTCAAGGTAATTACAGCAGCACTCGCAGCTTTTGCTGTAGGAACGGCTTTATGTGCTTTTGTCTCTAATATTGTCTTACTTACCTTACTGCGGTTCTTAACAGGGATGTTTGCGGCGGGAATTATCCCTGTGACTCTAGCTTACATCGGTGATAATTTCCCCTATGCAGAACGGCAAACAGCCATTGGTAAGTACTTGAGTGCGCTGGTACTAGGACAAATTCTTGGTGGTAGTTTAGGGGGAATTTTTGGGGAATATCTCAGTTGGCGCGATATTTTTCTAGTTTTCGGGGTGGTTTCTCTAGTAATTGCAGGTATCCTATGGCGAGGAACACGCCACTTGAAGGAAAAACATTCGCAAACTCGGCTAGGTTGGAACACATTTAAACCTTACTATCAACTATTGACTAAACCTGTAGCGCAGACTGTGATTATTGGGGTATTTGTGGAGGGTTTTTGTTTGTTTGGAGCATTTGCTTATGTTGGCGCATTCCTCCG
Above is a genomic segment from Nostoc sp. MS1 containing:
- a CDS encoding glutathione binding-like protein, which gives rise to MIDLYYWTTPNGHKITIFLEEVGLPYNIIPINIGAGDQFQPEFLKISPNNRIPAIVDHEPPDGGEPISVFESGAILLYLAEKTGKLMSENLRTRTEVLQWLFWQMAGLGPMAGQNHHFNRYAPEKIEYAINRYVNETARLYAVLNKRLADREFVAGHYSIADIAAYPWIVPHESQNQNLEDFPNLKRWFEAIKARPAVIRAYEKAEAFKNQALDIEKSRNLLFNQSANTVQR
- a CDS encoding MFS transporter, with protein sequence MTKPSVSLGLLGAAAFMVIADVRVIDPLLHIIAEEFGVGVGSAAVIVSAYTIPYGLFQLVYGPLGDRIGKLKVITAALAAFAVGTALCAFVSNIVLLTLLRFLTGMFAAGIIPVTLAYIGDNFPYAERQTAIGKYLSALVLGQILGGSLGGIFGEYLSWRDIFLVFGVVSLVIAGILWRGTRHLKEKHSQTRLGWNTFKPYYQLLTKPVAQTVIIGVFVEGFCLFGAFAYVGAFLRDRYDLPYVAIGFMLSGFGIGGLIYSRCVQWLVRRLGEIGLMGVGGILMSICFLGIALLPNWGFFIPLSVLMGLGFYMMHSTLQTQATELAPEARGTAVSLFAFNLFIGQGIGAAVFGRVVDNYGYVPCFIIAGVAIAFLGLWLVQRKKNHI